A single genomic interval of Arthrobacter globiformis harbors:
- a CDS encoding DUF6361 family protein: MPSLISWLDASTEENSKMRELVKLFGTPETTDDLGMGQLRDAISNSLFPGTSVLHMGARYMLLVPWAYLNAHDVTKKPDELRKRAEESERKLIDRFRERKVESFIGRDAGRNVQQLPSAAYWSALRRYGIVRPETDRSAVALLMCADTPAPEEDEGRYSVWNETLPKPPAGFPQTDEHGLTLSHDEARWLQERILTTCTGTMLAHVVGSATSPEPRSWAPWVDPACRSAEGEPAQWLKDAEAFSFIQNGATILYQHLVAELSWKTFSNEADTMEPTRHLLESWEERRESKRDLLATWDIDDYLSRAKALNRGINSNTADFARAMLTAAVSLRKLTDNADFRAAVETREKLMKKANSRFRNERRLRAWQPPTQVASLTFRWTQVRRNVLDIHAGLAREGQANA; this comes from the coding sequence ATGCCTTCCCTCATCTCATGGCTCGACGCTTCCACCGAAGAAAACTCGAAGATGCGCGAGCTCGTCAAGCTTTTCGGCACTCCGGAAACCACCGATGACCTTGGCATGGGCCAGCTCCGGGACGCGATCAGCAACAGCCTGTTCCCGGGCACGTCAGTCCTGCACATGGGTGCCCGATACATGCTTTTGGTCCCCTGGGCCTATCTCAATGCGCACGACGTCACCAAAAAACCGGACGAGCTGCGGAAACGGGCCGAGGAATCCGAGCGGAAGCTAATTGACCGATTCCGGGAACGCAAAGTGGAGAGCTTTATCGGCCGCGACGCCGGCAGAAACGTGCAGCAGCTTCCATCGGCCGCCTACTGGTCGGCCCTTCGCCGCTACGGGATCGTCCGTCCGGAAACAGACCGCTCCGCCGTTGCACTGCTCATGTGCGCTGACACCCCTGCCCCTGAAGAGGACGAAGGCCGCTACTCCGTCTGGAACGAGACTCTTCCAAAGCCACCAGCTGGCTTCCCCCAGACAGACGAACATGGGCTGACGCTTTCCCACGATGAAGCCCGCTGGCTCCAGGAGCGGATCCTCACCACCTGCACGGGCACAATGCTGGCTCACGTCGTTGGCTCCGCGACCAGTCCCGAACCACGGTCGTGGGCACCTTGGGTTGACCCTGCGTGCCGCAGTGCGGAGGGCGAACCGGCGCAGTGGCTCAAAGATGCTGAAGCATTCTCTTTCATTCAGAACGGCGCCACCATCCTCTATCAGCACCTTGTTGCGGAGCTGTCATGGAAGACTTTCTCCAATGAGGCCGACACGATGGAGCCGACACGGCATCTCCTGGAATCCTGGGAGGAACGCCGCGAGAGCAAGCGGGACCTTCTCGCCACGTGGGACATAGACGATTACCTCAGCCGCGCCAAGGCCCTCAACAGGGGAATCAATAGCAACACTGCCGATTTCGCGAGGGCAATGCTCACGGCCGCCGTCAGCCTCAGGAAGCTGACCGACAACGCGGACTTCCGCGCCGCCGTCGAAACCCGGGAGAAGCTGATGAAGAAGGCGAACTCACGCTTCCGCAACGAACGCCGGCTCCGAGCATGGCAACCCCCGACCCAAGTTGCGTCGCTGACCTTCCGCTGGACCCAAGTCCGCCGAAACGTACTGGATATCCACGCCGGGCTGGCACGGGAAGGACAGGCAAATGCTTAA